The Thiorhodovibrio frisius genome segment ACATGCTGCCGGTCGCGGCAACGATCACGCCTACGCCTGCATGATCGCGAGCCGCTGTGGCGGACAGGGCGCGCTGCCCGATTGGCTGGGACTGGAATCCGCCGCGTTCGGCTGTTTGATGCGCTGGCACTTTCCTGGAGTCGAACTTGGCGGCGCTGTCGCCACGGGCGCGCGCCTTGCAGCTGAGCGCATGGAGGAGGTGGCCGACCTGGTGCGTATCTTGCTCATGGACAAGGCAGGCGATTCGCCCTCGGAAGTGTGGATGGCACACGTGATTGCCGCCGGCTGTTGCGGCGACGATCATCTTTGGCAAGACCTGGGCCTTTGGGACAGAGCCGAACTCACCGCACTGATGCAGCGTAACTTTCCCGCGCTGGCATCGCGCAATGTCAAGGACATGAAGTGGAAGCGTTTCCTTTACAAGCAATTGTGCGAATCTGAAGGCATCTACAGCTGCCGTGCGCCGAGCTGCGGCCAATGTGTGGACTATCATGCTTGTTTCAGTCCTTGATCCCGAAGCGCTGTTTCTTGCCCGCGCCGATTCGGGCGAACTCATCCGCCGTCGCGCGGTTGGGGCTTACCTTGGCCTCGCGGTCGGCGATGCCCTGGGCGCAACCGTCGAGTTCCTTATGCCGCGCGAGATTCAGGCCGAATATCGCGTGCACAAAGATATGCACGGCGGCGGCTGGCTGAAACTGCGCAAAGGCCAGGTCACGGATGACACCGAGATGGCGCTGGCTCTGGGGCGCGGGATTTTGCAGGCGGGCCAGGTTGAAGCGCAGGCAGCGGCTGAGGCATTCAGTGACTGGATGAGCGCCAAGCCGGTCGACATCGGCAACACCGTGCGTCGAGGTATTGCCCATTTTCGCCAAAGTGGCGAAACCGAAATGCCGGAGAACGACTACGACGCCGGCAATGGCGCCTGCATGCGCTGCCTGCCGGTGGCTCTGGCGACGCTCGGCGCGGATATCGAAGTGGTCGACCAGGCCAACCGGATTCAGGCCCATGTTACCCACCACAACAGGCTTTCGGACGCCGGCACCCTGTGCATCATCCGCATGGTGCAGGCCGCCATTCTGGGCAGTGACAAAAATGGCCTGAAGCTACTGGCCGAATCTCTGGTCGCCGAGGAAGCCCGCTTTGGCTTTGAGCGCAAGCGCATCGACAACCCAAGTGCCTATATCGTGGATACCCTCAAAGTGGTGTTCCAGGCTTTGTTCGCAACCGACAGCTTCGAGAACGCGCTGATTGAAGCCGTCAATCGTGGCGGCGATGCCGATACCACGGGTGCCATCGTCGGTATGATCGCCGGCGCCTTGCATGGCCCGGCCAATATCCCCGTGCGCTGGAGCCGGCACTTAGAGCGCCGCATCAAGCAGGAGGCCGTCAGCCAGGCCCACGCGCTGCTCGCACTCTCGCCTTTCGTGCGCAGCGGTCAGGTCAGCTGAGGCGGGTTCTGGTAGAGGCGAATTCCAGGTCGCCTTGGGTTGACTTGGATGTCAACACTCCCAGCCAGCAGTTTCCAGCCCAATGCCTTAACCATCCCCTAGCAACTCAAGCAAAATTCTCCAGGCCTCCGCTTTCTGTGCCAGCGTGAGACGCGCCATCGCTGGGCTGGTCGATGGCAACTGATGTTGCGGCAAGTCAACCGGCCTGGCGCTAAGCGCAGGCCCAATGTGGCGGCGAAATTCCCGCGCCGCTGTGCCGCCATTAAACAAAATTGCACCGATGGTCGGCTGTTCACCAAGCAACTCCGCGATGGGATTCACCACCACGCTAGCGGCATCAATGGCTGTATCCGCGCTGCCCTCGCGTGCACAGCGGGCAATTACATCCCAGAGCGCTACCTCGCGTTCAGCCAAAGCCGTGCAGCGCTCAGGGTAGGGCAGGTCCGCCGGCCAGCCAAATAGTTGCGCCATAATCGGCCAGAAGGCATTGCGCGGATGACCATAGTATTGCCGCTGTGCAAGGGATGCCGCGCTCGGCATCGAGCCTAGCACCAGAACTCGCGGCGCAGGCCCAAGAATGGGCGGAAAACCGGTAAGCTCCCGAGCCATGGCGTCAAACTCCTCAGGCGTTGCTGGCAACCGGTACCAATGCCGCTGCCGTTCGCAGCACCTCTACGCCAGCCCCGGCCCGATGCGCCTGCTCACTTAAGAGCCGCCGCCAGCGCCGCGCCCCCGGGCAGCCATTGAACAGCCCCAGCAGATGTCGGCTGATACTATTGAGCGGCACGCCTTCGCCGAGGCAGCGCTCGACGTAAGGATAAAACCGCTCTAGCACCTGATGCCGGCTTGGCAGCGGATGAGCATCGCCAAACAATTCAGAATCCGCCGCCGCCAGCAGCCAGGGGTTCTGATAGGCCTCGCGGCCGATCATCACGCCATCGAGTCTTTCGCACCAATATTGTGCTTGCTCCAAGGTGGTGATGCCGCCATTGAGCACCAGTGGCAGCCTGGGAAAATCCGCCCGCAGTTGCAACGCCACATCGTAGCGCAGCGGCGGTACCTCGCGGTTCTCGCGCGGACTCAAGCCCTGCAACCAGGCCTTGCGCGCATGCAGAACCAGCAGATCGCAGCCAGCGGCAGAAATCCGCGTCACAAAATCGGCCAGTTCTTCGTAACTATCACGGTCATCAATGCCAATGCGCGTCTTCACCGACACGGGTATTGAGACGGCGGCTTTCATGGCGGCGACGCAGTCAGCCACCAACTCGGGCTCGGCCATCAGGCAAGCGCCGAAACGCCCGTTCTGAACCCGATCCGACGGACAGCCGACATTCAGATTGATCTCATCATAGCCCCAGTCCGCGCCCATGCGCGCGCAACGGGCCAGCTCTGCCGGGTCCGAACCTCCAAGCTGCAAGGCCAGCGGGTGCTCGGCCGGATCAAAGCGCAGAAAGCGGCCAGTGTCGCCATGAATCAGCGCCCCGGTAGTAATCATCTCTGAATATAACCAGGTATGACGGCTGATCAGACGCGCGAAGAAGCGGAAATGCTTGTCCGTCCAATCCAGCATCGGGGCGACCGAAAGCGCCCTTACCCCGCATTGTTGCGGTATTTCAGGTTCAGAGTTAGTTTTCACGCCATTTTCCGTGCCGATAAAATCTTAGGTGTTTCATGTTCTAGCTGCGTGCTGCCAAATTGTTTCAGAAGTGCTAGGTGGCGCATCCCAGTCAATCGGCATGAATCGCCTGGAACAGCAGTGCGAGGAACGCCGGGAAGAAGCCGTTAGCGATGGCCAAGTGGACCGCAAAACTACCCGCGACCAAAGCGGCGCAGGCACCTAATGCGCCAATCTGCGCTCAATATCGCGAGCGAAATGTAAACTTTGGTTTTTCGGGACGCCTGCCTGATCGCAAAATTCTATCCATCGTGTTGCGGCAGCGGCGACTTCGGCGCGAATCGAATCCGCACGGAAAGCAGATAGGCCGAAAGCGCGTCCGAGTGCTGTCAGTGCGGCTTGCGTCGGGCAATGCCCGGTTGACCCGAAATGCAGAACATGTTCACTGCGGTTTAAGACGTCCGGCAGCAGATCGTAAGCTGGTGTCAGGCACCAGCCAACATCAGTATCCTGAAGGGAGAAATTTTTTAGGTGGTCGTCGGTATTGCCGAGTATGGCATTGAGTACAGCCTGGCGATAAAGCATAGGCAAATCGCGTTCAGGGGCATCCGAAACAGCGCGAATCGAGTCGGCTAAATCGACATACCCAAGTTGGTACCAGCCTCGCGCATCAAGTAGCGTTTGAGCGCTTAGCATGTGCCTGCGCCCACCATTTGCGCAATCGAAGCGCTCAATGAGCAAGGCTGTATGCCGACCGAAAGTCGCAATGCGAAAATTCGGCACATCCAGGCCGGCTGATCGAGCCAGTGCCAGGCTGGCCGCCTCTAGGCGAACAATATCGTAGCTATCGTGGGCGGAGGCCAGTTTGGCCAAGCAGGATCGCCCTTGATCCTCCAGCAGGAGTTTTGGGCGAGCGCCGCCCGGAGAACTGGCGGCTTGGAATAGGGCGCGCAGATGCAACTCTTCAACGGAAGACGGATCACGTTCATAGCGCTGCGCCGCTTCGATAAGGTCCTCCGTGCCACACAGAACTGACAATGCCGGTGTTGGTGGCTCATCCCTGCTGCTGTAGACCAGAGCGCCTAGACCATTGGCGCCCAAGCAATCCAGTAAGTAAGCGGGATGTTGATTACTGCGTGCGAGGTGATGTTGCCGGATCAGCAACGCGCGTCCCCAGCTGTCCGGCAACGAATCTTCAAAAACACCATGTAGACCAGATTCCGGTGCGGAAGCTGAAAACACATTGGGCGCAAGTGGCAGATGCACAGGATCGAGCGCTCTTGCCTCGGGATGATTGAGGTAGGCTCTGGCGTAGCGAAACTCCCCCCGCCGGCGCCCTCCGGCGGTTCTATCAGGATCGCTGATCCGGATTTCCCCGACGGGCAACTGGACTCCTGTGGTAGTGCATCTCCAGACGTTGAGTCTCATCTTGGTCGCGCGCGCTGTCGCTTCATGTCCGCATCGAATAAGGATTCTAGAAACAATGCGTCGATTTCCCCGATGTTGCCGTACAGCCGGATTGCCCGCACCCAGAGCCCAACGGGTGCCGACGGGTCACCTTGCTCCAGTTTGCGATAGGTTGGCACCGAAACGCCAATCCGAGCTGCCGCCCGATACTGGGGCTCGTTCGCCAGTACCCGACGCCGCCTTAAGCGAGCACCAAGCGCGTTGAGCCTCTGATTTTCAGTATCTGTTAAGGTAAGCATCGTTTGCATTATAGCGAATCAAGGTACCAACAGAAAACATGTTTTCTGTTGGTGGCGCTTGCGGAGCAGGCATGGAACTGAGGCCGATCTTTACCCAGGGCGGGTGCGGGCGGGCGCCTCCGAGTCCGAGATCGTCATCCTCAAGCAGTGGCCTGGGATACCGGACTATGCACAGGAAAGGGTCTTGGAGCGGTTTTTCTCCCTGGCGCGCCCGGGTGAGAGCCGCAAGAGCAACGGGCTTGGCTTGAGCTGTGTGCGTGAAGTCGCTGCTTTGCATCAGGGTCGGATCCTGCTGGACTGAAAGGAGACAAGCGCCACCGGCCCGAATGCTGAGGCCTCGGCATTCGGGTACCATGACGCGCAAGGACCGGCGCGGCTCTGTGGCGGCAACACCATCCATGGGAGCAATCCTGCCATGAGTATCCCCAAACCCGAGCATTCTTCGGCGCCGGCGGACGCCGTTCTGGCACGACTGGAAGACAATCTCGCGCGCGTCATCCGTGGTCAATCCGAGGCCATTCGGCTGCTGCTGGTCGCGCTGCTGAGCGGCGGGCATGTGCTGCTCGAAGACCTCCCCGGCACTGGAAAAACCACGCTGGCCAAGGCACTGGCGCGCTCGCTCAAGGCGGACTTCAATCGGGTTCAGTTCACGCCGGACTTGTTGCCGACGGACATCTTGGGTGTGTCGGTGTTTGATCCTGGTGCGCGCACCTTCGAGTTTCGCTCCGGTCCTGTTTTTACCCAGATTCTGCTGGCCGATGAGATCAACCGCGCCTCGCCACGCACTCAGTCGGCGCTGCTCGAGGCGATGGGCGAGGGCCAGGTTAGCATTGAGGGACGTGCGCGGGCGCTTGACGCGCTGTTTTTCGTCATTGCGACCCAGAATCCCATCGAATTCCACGGCACCTATCCGCTGCCAGAGGCTCAGCTTGATCGCTTTGCGATGCGCTTTCGTCTTGGCTATCTCTCGCCAGAGGTGGAAGCCGCCGTGCTGAGCGAGCGCCGTCTGGGCGAGCCGCTCGACAGTCTCGAGCCGGTTGCTACACCAGCGGAAATTCTCGCCCTGCGCGCGGCGGCGGCGGAGGTGACGGTCAGCCCGGCAGTGGCCCGTTACATGGTCGATCTGACCCGCGCGACCCGGAGTGCCGAGGGCGTGACTCTGGGCGCTGGGCTGCGTGCGTCACTCACGCTGATGAAATGCGCTCAGGCGCTGGCGTTGCTTGAGGGGCTGGATTTCGTTACGCCTGATCAGGTGCAGCGCCTCGCGGTACCGGTGATTGCGCACCGCCTCGGGCTCGACAGCCAGGCGCGTTTTGCCGGCCAGAGCGCCGAGGCAGTGGTGCGCGATCTGCTCGAGCATCTGGACCCGCCGCGCTGAGCGCATCGCACCGATGAGCGGGAGTTTGCTGCGGGCGGCACTCTATCCGGGCCTGCGCCGACTGGAGAGCTGGCAGCGCTATCAGCGCGACGGCTTGACACCGCTGGGGCGTCTGGTGCTTGCGATGGGTTTTGCCGCAGCAATTTTTGGGTTCGACACGCGGCTCAATCAGCTCTACCAGCTTTTTACGCTGGCGTTGTCGCTGTTGCTTTTCTCGGGTTTGGCCGCGTTGGTCGATTCCTGGCGACTGCGCGGACGTGTTATCGCCAGCCGGGAATTGCCGCGCACTGCCTGTCTGGGTATGGCGCTCGAGTATCGCGTGCGGTTGCAGGTGCTTGGTGGGCGCGGCGCGCGCGGGCTTTTTCTCGCCGAGCGCCTGCCCGATCCGACGCCGACCCGCGCGCAGTTTCGCGACCCGCGTGAGGGCGGCGATTTGAGCGATGGTTGGTTCGATCGGATCATGGGGTATCCGAGATGGCAGCGGTTGCGGCGGCATAATCGCGTGGCCAGCCCCGGCGAGCCGATTGCGATCAGCCCGTTGATGGATGGCGCAGACACCCATGTGCGCCTGCGCCTGGTCCCCCAGCGGCGCGGCTATCTGCGCCTGCGCGGACTCTGGCTGACGCGGCCCGACCCACTTGGTCTGGTGCGGACGCGGGTGAGCATTCCCTGCGAACAATCCCTGCTGGTGTTGCCCATGCGCTACCCGGCGCCGCAACTCAGGCTTCCCGGACGGCGCCAGTATCAGCCCGGGGGCTGGACGCTGGCCTCGGCGGTGGGAGACTCCCAGGAGTTTATCGGCTTGCGTGAATATCGCCCCGGGGATTCGCCGCGCATGATCCACTGGCCGAGCTGGGCGCGCAGCGGCAGCCCGCAGGTGAAGGAGTATCAGGATGAATTCTTCACCCGCCATGCCTTGGTGCTGGATACCTTTAGCGCAAGCGCCCTGGATGCTGATTTTGAGGCCGCCGTCAGCGTGGCTGCGTCCCTGTGTGATCGCATTGGCGATGCCGACAGTCTGCTCGATCTGCTGTTCGTCGGCGCCGAGACCTACTGCGTCACTGGCGGTCGCGGTTTAGGCGGCACTGGGCAGTTTTTGGAAGTGCTTGCCTGTGCTCAAGCCAGTCCCCATGGGTCGGTCGCGCAGCTCGAGCAGGCACTGCTCAGGCGCATGGGTCAGCTCAGTGCGCTGGTCCTGGTGTTACTTGGCTTCGATCAGGCACGACGCAATCTGGTCAGCGCACTCCAAGCTAGCGGGCTGCCGCTGCGGGTTCTGGCGATCTCCACTCAGCCGGCCGAGGCGCTGAACGCCGGCTGGACGGGGCCGCAGGTGCAGCCCATCCATCGCGGGCGCATCGCTGAGGATTTGGCGCGCATATGAACCGCGAACCGCCCTTGGTTTTCGTTCTGCCGTTGCTGCTGTGGAGCTGGCAGACCGGCGCCTGGCTTCCGGGGATGGCCCTCGCGGTCTGGTTCGAGTGGTCGCAACGCGCGACCTGGCGCTGGCAGATCGCGGACAAGACGCTCGAGCGCCTGGTCGATTTGACCAGTCTGGCGCTGGTTGTCCTGGTGCTCTTTGAATACAGTCGCGCGCCCTTGTCAGCCGGCATTTTTTCCGCCTTGCGCTGGTCTCCGGTGCTGCTTGCCCCCCTGCTGTCGGCGCAAGTGCTGAGTGCGCGAGATGGCATCAGCTACCGGGCTTTGTTCTTGTCTCAGCGTCGCAGCCGCTCGCCCGAAGCCGATCAGCTGCTGGACCTCAAACCCGTCTATCTGGTGTCAGCTTTGCTGGCCGCCGGGGTGGGAGCTCAGGCGCAAACGCCTTACGGCTATTTGGGTGGGCTACTGCTGCTCTGCCTTTGGGTCTGCGCCTGGCAGCCTCGGCCTGCAGGGCGACGGCAATGGGCGTTGGGCCTTGCACTGCTCGTCCTGACCGGGGCTTTGGCCTTTGTCGGGCAGCTGGCATTAAGCCAGGCGCAGCAACGCATCGAAGACCTTGCGGTCACCTGGATGAGCGGGTTGCTCTGGAGTGATCGGGACCCCTACCAGGCGCGCACCGCGCTTGGCGATATCGGCGAGCTGAAGTTGTCTGATCGCGTCCTCTATCGCGTCACCACCGAGACGCCCCTGACCCAGGCCCTGCTGTTGCGCACTGCGGCCTATGATCGCTACGTCAACACCACCTGGTTCTCGAACGAGCGCGAATTCGTCGCCGTGCCTCGCGTCGGGGATGGCTGGCAGTGGGCGTCCGGGGCCTTGTCCTCGGTCCCGTCCGCGGCGAGCCGGGGCGGCGGGAGCCTGCGAATCGGCAGCTATCTGCAACGGCGCGGACACCTCTTGCCCATGCCCATAGGCACTTGGCGCCTGAGCGATCTGCCGGTCGAGAGCCTGGAGCGACAATTGCTCGGCGCGGTCAAGGCCAGTGACGGGCCGCCGCTGATCCGCTATCGGGCGGACTATTCTGAGGGGGCTGGAGATGATCGACCGCCGCAGGAGAGCGATCTGCGCGTGCCCAAGCCAGAGCAGTCCGTCTTGCAGGCTCTGGTCGGCGAGCTGGGTTTGAGCGATCAGAACACCGCGACCGCAATTCGCCGGGTGCGGGAGTATTTTGCCACCCATTTTCGCTACAGCCTGCAATTGCCGGGATCGACACCCGGTCAGAGCGCAGTTGAGCACTTCTTGACGGAAAGCCAGCGCGGACACTGCGAGTTTTTTGCCTCTGCCACAGTGCTCCTGCTGCGTCAGGCCGGCGTGCCAGCGCGCTATGCGGTGGGCTATTCGGTGCAGGAGCCAGATGGATCGCCGGGCAAGTATCGCGTGCGCCGCAGCCACGCCCATGCCTGGGCGCTCTATTGGGATGCTGGGCGTTGGCACAACCTGGACACGACCCCGGCGCTCTGGGCGGAGCTGGAAGCTGATGATCGCCCTTTCTGGCAGCCGGTCGCGGATCTGTGGTCGCGGCTGTGGTACCAGTTCAACCTCAGTCGGTTGGAACCTGGGCAGAGCACGCCACCCTGGCTGTGGGGCGTTCTCGCGCTGCTCTTTGCGCTGCTTGCCTACCGGCTGCGACTTGGTGAGCGCTGGAGAGCTGGCCGCGAGCGGCGCAAAGGAGAAGGCGCGGCATCGCTAGACAGTCCGCTTGCGCCCATTTCGGAAGTGCTGACCCGCGCCGGCTGGCCGCGCCGCCCGGGTGAGACTGACCGCCAGTGGCTGCTGCGCTGCCAGCGAACTGGCCGTCGTGCGCATGGAGTGCCGGATGTCGATGTCCTCTTGGCGCTGAATGATCGCGCCCGCTTTCGCCCTGGCGGACTGAACCGAGAAGAGACCGCCTGCCTTCAGACCGAGGTCGAACAGTGGCTGCGCACCTGGAAAAGCGGTCGACCCGAAAGCGACAGCGAGCGCTCCCCATCCGCGCTTTGAAGTTGGCAGGATGCAACCCGCGACATCGTCAAGCTCAACGCCCACACTGATAAGAATGATCGGTTAACGACGCAAGTAGAATAGGAATGTCGCACATGGCCTGCGGTTTATCGGGGCGGTCTCGTTCGGTCAGTGTCGGTCACAATGTCGACTCCACCTCAAAGCCCACCACCGTGCGCTGCTCACGGCTAAACTCCACGCCGATGAGATGGATCGGCAGGCCCTCGGCGCGGTACTGGTCAGCATAGCCTTGGTCCTTGATCTGTTGCAGGGCGCGGCCCTCCGGCGCCAGCTCGACGACCTTGAACTCAAACAGGTAGAGGTTGCCGTTAAAGCGCAGCGCCATATCCAGCCGCCCGGCATTGCTGCTGTCTTCTGGCGTCAGGTCCAGTCCCAGAGATGCGAAGTAGGCGTAAAACACGCTGGCGTAGTAGCCCTCGTACTGGGCAATGGGATTGTTGCGGTACCAATCGTGCGGGATGCTGGCAAAGAAGGCGGTGAACAGCGCCTCCAGGCCGGCGAAGTCGTTTTGCTGCAACAGCCGATACAGCGACTTGCGTTGGCGCACCTCCACCGCCCCGGCCGGGGTCCAGGCATCCAACAGCGCCCCGGTGAGGCTCTGAGAGACCTCGCGATTCGGATAACGCAACCGGTAGAAGTAATTGCCACCGATGTTCTCCTCAACATCAATGGTCAGATAACCGCTCTGAAACAGCAACGCCTCGCTGGTCATGCGTTCCGCGTCGAAGCAAGACAGCAGCGCGGCATCGGTTTCCAATTGACCGAGTTCCGGTAGCCAGGTTTGGCGTTGGGTCAACAGATCAATCAAAAACGTCGGCGTCGCAGTCTCGAACCACCAGGGACGGAACTGGCGCTCCTGGAACAGCAGTAGCAGATCGAAGGGATTGTAGACCGCTACGCCGGTCCAGTTGTAGCCGTTGTACCAAGCGCGGATCTCCTTGCGGTTAAGGCCGTCGAGTTCTGGAGCGAAGACGGTGTCGAGATCGGCCTCGGTATAGCCGCAGATTGCCGAATACTCGGCCGAGACGGTGATGTCACGTAGGTTGTTCAGTCCCGAAAACAGGCTCACCTTGCTGAACTTGCTCACGCCGGTTAGAAAGGCAAAGCGAATATGCGCATCGGCACCTTTGATGACGGAATAGAGATTGCGCAGGCCGTCGCGCAGCTGGCGGGCAGTGTCCGTATCGGTCAGATTGTCCAGAATGGGTTTGTCGTACTCATCCACCAGCACCACCACGCGCTCTCCGGTGTGCGCATGGACGTTGCGCAGCAGATCGCCGAAGCTTCCGGCAATATCCAGGCCGGGATGAATCTCCACGCCCAGCGCTTGGCAATTGATGCGCAGCAGATCTTTGATGCGCCGATCCAACTGTGCCCGCGAGGCCATCACTCCTTCGGCAAAGCTCAGGCGCACCACCGGATAAGGCCGCGCCCAGTCCCAGTGGGTCTGTGCGTGCAGCCCTTCAAACAGCGGTGCGTTGGCGCTGAACAACTCCGCCAGGGTATCGAGGAACAGCGATTTGCCGAAGCGGCGCGGGCGGGAGAGAAAATAGTACTTGCCCTGCTCAATCAATCGCAGCGCAAAGGGGGTCTTGTCGACGTAGTAATGCCCGCCCTCGCGGATCTCGCGAAAGGTCTGGATGCCGATGGGTAAGGATTTGCGTTGCATGGGCCGACCTCAATGAGCATGCCGAGGGCCATTCTAGCGCGCTTGGCGCGGTTCGAGCTTCACCGCCCCGAAACATGAATCCGCGCGATGGCGGCAAGGATGCACCGTCTTGCAGCGCCTGGTGGGTTTTGCGCGATGACGGTGCGGCGGCGTGCGCTGCTGCGGTTGCGTCAAGAGTGATCGGAATTTTTTGCCATGATAATTGTGCGGAGTGCGGCGATTTGAAAGGGCGAAAACCACCATTTGGCTGATGGAGCGCAAGAGATTGCGCGTTTGGCTAGGCCAATGGCGTCACCAGCCGCATGAGCAAGATTTGGCACGCGTTTCGCTTATAAAAAATTGCAGACGGACGAGCTTTTTCTTTTGTCGAGTTCCGTTTTCCAACCTCCTCAGTGGTGAATTGCCCCGGGCGTTAGCTCGGGGCATTTTTTTTTTGGGGGGGCAGCAGCTTCCATCCACCGAGGCGGCCGGGAGCGTGAGCCTTAGGCCGCGAGTCCAAGCCATTCGAGTACCGCGGGAATGTCTTCGCGGGTATCGACACCCGGGCCTAGGGGCGCGCATGCCTCTTCGACCTGAATACGCTCGCCATGCCAGAGCACGCGCAATTGCTCGAGCGCCTCGACCTGTTCCAGAGGCGCGGGCGGCCAGGCAAGAAAACGGGCGAGAAAGCCGACCCGATAGGCGTACAGCCCGATGTGGCGCTGAAGTGTCAAGCCAGAGGGGAGCTGTGCGCGATCACCAAGAAAGGCGTCGCGATGCCAGGGAATGGGAGCGCGCGAGAAGTAGAGCGCTCTGCCTTCGGCGTCAGTCACCACTTTCACGATGTGCGGATCGCTCAGTGCCTGGGCCGCGTTGATGGGCGCGGACAGGGTTGCCATACCGAGTTCTGGATGCTGTTCGAGCGTGGCGGCGACCTGATTGATCAGGGCGGCTGGGACGCAGGGTTCGTCCCCTTGCAGGTTCACGATGATGGTGTCGGCTTCCCAAGCGCGCAGCCGCATTGCCTCGCCGATTCGATCAGAGCCGCTCGGGTGGTGCGTGGAGGTCATCAGGGTCTCTGCGCCAAATCCCCGGCAGACGTGTTCGATGCGTGCATCGTCGGTTGCGACCAGTATCTCTGCGGCCAGGCTTTTGCGGGCACGCTCCCAGACATGGGCAATGAGCGGCTTGCCGCCAATATCCACCAGCGGCTTGCCGGGCAGGCGCGAGGCGCCATGGCGAGCGGGAATGACCACCTTGAAGGGCGATTGGGGCTTGGTGACGTCGGTCATTGAGTTCAACCGGGTGGCTCCATGGCTTTGGTTGACGATGGCGCGCGGGCGGCTTCGAGGAGGCGAATATGTTGTTCAAGCGCGTTGATGAAAGCGGCATTGGGCACAGCTGTCACCGGCAGATACCAGTGCCGGCGCTCGGCGAAGGCGCGGCACTTGACGGCATCTTTTTCGGTCATCAGCACGGGGCCTTGGGGCCACTGAAGACAGTCTTCGCGGGTGAAGCCATGATGGTCGGGGTAGGGCAGGCGGGTAATGCGC includes the following:
- a CDS encoding nitrogen fixation protein NifQ; protein product: MKTSSWSTDPMLARGSAVVARDSWQGRLDQPPAPSLVSSASSPGQSPKQPTAEADWPFDGRDIFHRLMQHAAGRGNDHAYACMIASRCGGQGALPDWLGLESAAFGCLMRWHFPGVELGGAVATGARLAAERMEEVADLVRILLMDKAGDSPSEVWMAHVIAAGCCGDDHLWQDLGLWDRAELTALMQRNFPALASRNVKDMKWKRFLYKQLCESEGIYSCRAPSCGQCVDYHACFSP
- the draG gene encoding ADP-ribosyl-[dinitrogen reductase] hydrolase, whose amino-acid sequence is MLVSVLDPEALFLARADSGELIRRRAVGAYLGLAVGDALGATVEFLMPREIQAEYRVHKDMHGGGWLKLRKGQVTDDTEMALALGRGILQAGQVEAQAAAEAFSDWMSAKPVDIGNTVRRGIAHFRQSGETEMPENDYDAGNGACMRCLPVALATLGADIEVVDQANRIQAHVTHHNRLSDAGTLCIIRMVQAAILGSDKNGLKLLAESLVAEEARFGFERKRIDNPSAYIVDTLKVVFQALFATDSFENALIEAVNRGGDADTTGAIVGMIAGALHGPANIPVRWSRHLERRIKQEAVSQAHALLALSPFVRSGQVS
- a CDS encoding DNA-deoxyinosine glycosylase: MARELTGFPPILGPAPRVLVLGSMPSAASLAQRQYYGHPRNAFWPIMAQLFGWPADLPYPERCTALAEREVALWDVIARCAREGSADTAIDAASVVVNPIAELLGEQPTIGAILFNGGTAAREFRRHIGPALSARPVDLPQHQLPSTSPAMARLTLAQKAEAWRILLELLGDG
- the dusA gene encoding tRNA dihydrouridine(20/20a) synthase DusA, yielding MLDWTDKHFRFFARLISRHTWLYSEMITTGALIHGDTGRFLRFDPAEHPLALQLGGSDPAELARCARMGADWGYDEINLNVGCPSDRVQNGRFGACLMAEPELVADCVAAMKAAVSIPVSVKTRIGIDDRDSYEELADFVTRISAAGCDLLVLHARKAWLQGLSPRENREVPPLRYDVALQLRADFPRLPLVLNGGITTLEQAQYWCERLDGVMIGREAYQNPWLLAAADSELFGDAHPLPSRHQVLERFYPYVERCLGEGVPLNSISRHLLGLFNGCPGARRWRRLLSEQAHRAGAGVEVLRTAAALVPVASNA
- a CDS encoding type II toxin-antitoxin system HipA family toxin produces the protein MRLNVWRCTTTGVQLPVGEIRISDPDRTAGGRRRGEFRYARAYLNHPEARALDPVHLPLAPNVFSASAPESGLHGVFEDSLPDSWGRALLIRQHHLARSNQHPAYLLDCLGANGLGALVYSSRDEPPTPALSVLCGTEDLIEAAQRYERDPSSVEELHLRALFQAASSPGGARPKLLLEDQGRSCLAKLASAHDSYDIVRLEAASLALARSAGLDVPNFRIATFGRHTALLIERFDCANGGRRHMLSAQTLLDARGWYQLGYVDLADSIRAVSDAPERDLPMLYRQAVLNAILGNTDDHLKNFSLQDTDVGWCLTPAYDLLPDVLNRSEHVLHFGSTGHCPTQAALTALGRAFGLSAFRADSIRAEVAAAATRWIEFCDQAGVPKNQSLHFARDIERRLAH
- a CDS encoding helix-turn-helix domain-containing protein, which translates into the protein MQTMLTLTDTENQRLNALGARLRRRRVLANEPQYRAAARIGVSVPTYRKLEQGDPSAPVGLWVRAIRLYGNIGEIDALFLESLFDADMKRQRARPR
- a CDS encoding ATP-binding protein, with product MRSRHGTEADLYPGRVRAGASESEIVILKQWPGIPDYAQERVLERFFSLARPGESRKSNGLGLSCVREVAALHQGRILLD
- a CDS encoding AAA family ATPase — protein: MSIPKPEHSSAPADAVLARLEDNLARVIRGQSEAIRLLLVALLSGGHVLLEDLPGTGKTTLAKALARSLKADFNRVQFTPDLLPTDILGVSVFDPGARTFEFRSGPVFTQILLADEINRASPRTQSALLEAMGEGQVSIEGRARALDALFFVIATQNPIEFHGTYPLPEAQLDRFAMRFRLGYLSPEVEAAVLSERRLGEPLDSLEPVATPAEILALRAAAAEVTVSPAVARYMVDLTRATRSAEGVTLGAGLRASLTLMKCAQALALLEGLDFVTPDQVQRLAVPVIAHRLGLDSQARFAGQSAEAVVRDLLEHLDPPR
- a CDS encoding DUF58 domain-containing protein codes for the protein MSGSLLRAALYPGLRRLESWQRYQRDGLTPLGRLVLAMGFAAAIFGFDTRLNQLYQLFTLALSLLLFSGLAALVDSWRLRGRVIASRELPRTACLGMALEYRVRLQVLGGRGARGLFLAERLPDPTPTRAQFRDPREGGDLSDGWFDRIMGYPRWQRLRRHNRVASPGEPIAISPLMDGADTHVRLRLVPQRRGYLRLRGLWLTRPDPLGLVRTRVSIPCEQSLLVLPMRYPAPQLRLPGRRQYQPGGWTLASAVGDSQEFIGLREYRPGDSPRMIHWPSWARSGSPQVKEYQDEFFTRHALVLDTFSASALDADFEAAVSVAASLCDRIGDADSLLDLLFVGAETYCVTGGRGLGGTGQFLEVLACAQASPHGSVAQLEQALLRRMGQLSALVLVLLGFDQARRNLVSALQASGLPLRVLAISTQPAEALNAGWTGPQVQPIHRGRIAEDLARI